Part of the Salinigranum rubrum genome is shown below.
GGGCGTCGTTGCTCCCGTCGCCGACGAACACCACGCCTCCCTCATCTCGGAGGCGCTCGACGAGCGCGACCTTCGCCTCGGGTCGGGTGTCCGCGAACACCTCGCTGACCCCGTCGTGGGCCGCGAACGGGGCCGTCGCCGCCTCGCCGTCGCCCGTGACGACGACGACACGGTGGTCGCGGGAGAGCGCGTCGACGACGGCTTCCCACTCGGGTCTGGGCTCGTCGCCCGCGACGACGAGTCCCCGCGCGTCCCCGTCCCAGCCGACGAGCGCCGGCACCGCCCCCGCCTCGCGTGTCTCTGTTGCTCGTCGGCCGAGTTCCTCGGGGACGCCCCATCCCCGGGCCGCGAAGAGGTCGGCGCTCCCGACGAGCGCCTCGCGTCCGCCGACGGTGCCCGAGACGCCCCGCCCGGGGTGGGTCTCGACGTCGGTGACCGTCCCCCGGCCGCCGTCCGGTGTTGCCGCCTGCTGCTCGCTCGGGGGTTCGGCCCGGTTCGCTCGTCCGTCGCGCTCCGCCCGCGCGACGATGGCGTCCGCGACGGGATGGTCCGCGAACCGTTCGAGCGCCGCCGCCACCGCGAGCGTCCCGTCGTCGCCCTCGACCGCGTGGACCGCCATCCGGCCGGTCGTCAGCGTCCCCGTCTTGTCGAATGCGACGGTCTCGGTCTCGTCGGCCCGCTCGAACAGTTCGCCCGAGCGGACGACGACGCCCCGCGAGAGCGCCTCTCGAACCCCTCCGGCAACGGCCATCGGCGTCGCCAGCCCGAGCGCGCAGGGACAGGAGACGACGAGGACGGTGAGGCCGGTCAAAAGCGCGTTCGTGGGCGTGGCCCCGAGCGCGAGGTGTGCGCCCGCGGCGACGACGGCGAGCGCGAAGACCAGCGGGACGAACACGCCCGCGAGCCGGTCGGCGAGCCGCTGTGCGCCCGACCGAGTCCGGAGGCTCCACTGGAGTTCGACGAGACGGTCGAGCGTCCGGGTCGCCTCGGCGTCCGCGGCGACGACCAGTCCCCCCTCTCTGAGGCGCGACCCCCCGAGGACGCTGTCACCGACCTCCCGGCGAACGGGGCGAGACTCGCCGGTGACGAGCGACTCGTCGACCGCGCCCGACCCCTCGCTGACGACGCCGTCGACCGGAACGGTCTCGCCCGCCCGGACGACCACCTCGTCGCCCTCTCCGATGCCGTCGAGCGACACCGTCTCGGTTCCCGTCGCCGTCCGCACCCGGGCTTCGGAAACGCGGCGCTCGGAGAGGTCCGCCAGGCTCCCCGCCGCGGCCTCGCGCAGTCGCTCCTCGTAGTAGCCGCCGATGGAGACGGCGAGCACGACCACGACGGTGATGTCGAAGTACAGTTCGTTCGCGCCGGTGAGCGCGAGAAGCGTCGAGTAGACGTAGGCGGTCGTGGCCGCGGTGGCGACGAGGAGGTCCATGTTCGGCGACGCCGCTCGGAGACTGACGTACGCACCCCGAAGGATGGGAAAGCCCGTGTAGACCAACACGATCGTCGCCATCACCCAGACGTTGGCGACGAGGTACGCTCCCGCCGGGGAAGAGACGTCGAACAGGAGGAGCGAGGCGTCGACGCCCAGGTAGGTCGGGTAGAGGAAGAGGACGTACCACAGCATCGTCATCATGCCGAAGAAGCCGCCGACGAGGAGGCGACCGACCTGGTCGGAGCTGTCCCGCTCGCGCTCGTCGTCGACGTTCCGGGCGCGGTAGCCGAGGCCGTCGATTCGCTCGACGAGGTCGTCCGTGTCCGCTCCCGGTTCGTGCGTCACCTTCACCAGCCCCGAGGCGTAACTGGCGTCGGCGTCGTACACGCCGCCGCCTCGGAGCCGCGATTCGACGAACGCCTCGCAGGTGGCACAGTGCATCCCGTCCACGGCGAGGTACGACTCGACGGCGTCCGACGGCGTTCGCTCGTCGCCGCCCGCCCCGTCGGCGTCGTCGATTGCTGTGTCGACCTCCTCGGGGGCGAGGTCGGCCGCCGCGGCGTCGTCGAGCGTGCGGGCGACGACGAGACAGCCCTGACAGCAGAACGCGCCGTCGACGTCCGGTCCGGTGACGGGTGGGTCGGGCGTCGGCAGGTCACAGAGGGTACAGCGGTCCGTCATGGGTCATCCGAGCGGCTGGTAGACGGGAATCTCGACGTGCGGGAGCACGTCGACCCCGAGCAGCATCAGTCCGTGTGCGAGCGGCACGTAGCCCAACAGGATGAACGCGACGCCGAGCACGCGGTGGAGCCGCGCGCGGTTCGCGGGCGCGACGTCGCCGAGCGCGCCCACGGCGAGTCCCGAGGCGAACAGCGTCGGGAACGTCCCGATGCCGACCAGACCGAGCGAGACCGCACCGGCGACCGGCGACCCCCGAGCGAGCGCGTACAGGTAGACGGGGTAGAGGATGGGACAGGGGAGGAGGGCGTGGACCATCCCGAGCCCGACGATGCGCGGCCCGCCCACCCAGCGGTCGACCCGGGCGGTCAGCGCCGCCGACACGTGGGAGAAGACGCCGGTGAGGCCGGGAATCGAGGGCGTGTGCCCCCGGCCGGTGCGTCCGGAGACGTAGGTCGCGCCGGTGACGAGGATGAACGCGCCGGCGGCGACGCCGACGACGCCCCGGACCGGGGTGGCGACGCGCGCGAACGAGGCGGCGTCGAAGACGACCACCCCGACGCCGCCGAGGAGGAAGCCCGCGAGGGCGTAGCCGGCCGTCCGGCCCAGGTTGAACAGCGCGTGCTGGCGGACCTCTCTCCTCTTCGTCGACGAGTCCATCCGGTCGGCGTACAGCCCGACGAGCGGGCCGCACATCCCGAGACAGTGCGCCCCGCCGAGCAGACCGATGAGGAGGAAGATGACCAGTTCGGGGGCGGCGACGCCAGTCACGGCGACGAACTCACCGGCGAGGCTCCCACCGAGCGCGACCACCGAGCGTCACCCCTGTGACGGGCGGACGGTGTCCTCTGAGGGCGAGAACATCAAGAAGAGCGCGAGGCCGATGATGAGGACGCTCACCAGCGACAGCGCGACGACGAGCGTGTCGTTGAGGAGAATGAACACGGCCACGGGCAACAGCGCGAGCAGTGCGAGCACGACCGCGGTGCGAAGGTCCCAGTTCGTCGGGAGGCTCATACCCGTCGGTAACCCGCCACGGGCTAATAAAAGCCGCTCCGATTCCCAGCGCTCGGGAGCATCGTGGAGGAATTCCGACGACGGCAGCCCGCTTAAGCTCTTTGTCGGTTGTAGGGTGTTGGTAACCCCGGAAACACTTTAGGGGATTGTCTGTGGACTGCACGACTATGGCACAGAACGCTGTCGATGTGTCGGGACCGTTCCTTCGGGGAGGTGGCAAGCGATGAGTGGACAGACGCGCCGCGACGTGCTCCGCGGCGGCCTCGCCGCGGGCGCGACGGCGCTTGGAGCCGGTGCCGCATCGACTCCCGCGGCCGCACAGGGAGGCGACTACGACGGCTGGCTCTCCGACGTCGACAACTACGACGGGACGACGGAGGACCTCACGGGGCAGGAGTCGGTCGAAATCGAGGTGGGCGCACAGGGCAACGGCGGCACCTTCGCGTTCGCTCCGCCGGCGGTGCGGGTGAGTCCGGGGACGACGGTGACGTTCAACTGGACGTCGAACACCCACAACGTCCTCCTCGAAGAGCAACCCGAGGCGTCCGGCTGGGAGGGGCACGCGCCCATCGAGAACACGGGCTTCACGCTCGAACACACGTTCGAGGTCGAAGGCGTCTACAAGTACTACTGCGAGCCACACCTCTCGCTCGGGATGAAGGGCGTCGTCGTCGTCGAAGAGAGCGCCGACGGCCCCGTGGTCGAAGCCGAGTACGGCGACTGGTTCGCCGACGTCGACAACTTCGACGGCACGACGGAGAACCTCACGGGCGAGGAGTCGGTCGAAGTCGAGGTGGGCGCACAGGGCAACGGCGGCACCTTCGCGTTCGCTCCGCCGGCGGTGCGGGTGAGTCCGGGGACGACGGTGACGTTCAACTGGACGTCGAACACCCACAACGTCCTCGTCGAGCAACAGCCCGACGGCGGGGGCTGGGAGGGGCACGCGCCCATCGAGAACACGGGCTTCACGTACGAGCACACGTTCGAGACGCCCGGCGTCTACACCTACTACTGCGAGCCGCACCTCTCGCTCGGGATGAAGGGCGCTGTCGTCGTCGGTGCCGCCCCGGGCGGCGGCGCGGAGGGCGAGGGCGAGGCTTCAGCGGGCGCTATTCGGCTGCTGCAGATCACGCAGGGCCTCCTCAGCGTGGTCTTCCTCGCCATCCTCGGCGTGGTCGCGTACGTCGCCATCAACCAGAACCGGTACCCGACGGCCGAACCCGACGTTCCCGACCGCGAACCGGTCGCGGAGGCGGCGTTCGAGGAGCCACAGGTCGAACTCGAACACGACGACTTCGACCCCGTCGGGACGTTCACGGTCATCCTGGGGTACTTCGCCATCCTCGTCCTGATGTGGGTGTTCATGTACTTCGTGGAGTTCCTCGGCAACGGTCCAACGGTGGTGGGATAAGATGGAGATACACCGATTCGAGAAGCTCTGGGTCGCACTGGCACTCCTGCTCATCGTCGGCTTCATCGGCACCGTCACGTACGGCGCCGTCGGGGCCGGGGTGAAGATGGTCGACGAGAGCGGCGGAACCGTCGACGCCAACGCGCTGAACGACCACCCGCGCTTCGGCGAGCCCGGAACGTATCAGGTGGGAGAGAACGAGTACGAGGTGTACGTCGTCGCCCGGCAGTTCCTCTTCGAGCCCGGAACGAACGAGCCGATCCGCGTGCCGGCGGGGTCGACGGTGACGTTCCACATCACGTCGAGCGACGTCATCCACGGCTTCGAGGTCGCCGGAACGAACATCAACACGATGGTGATTCCCGGGCAGGTGACGCAGATCACTGTCCGGTTCGAAGAGTCGAGAAGCTACGGGATCATCTGCCACGAGTACTGCGGGGCGGCCCACCACACGATGGAGGGACAGCTCCAGGTCGTACCGCCGTCGGACTTCTCCAGCGCCGACCTGCAGAACCCCGCGGTCGCCGACCGGGACGCCCCCGTGAACGATGCGGACACCGAGGAGGAAGACGAATAATGGCTTTCGCAGACGAGTACAAAGAGACGGCCGGTGAAGCGATTCCGATAGACAGAGAGGCGTTCGTCGACCAGTACCCCCACGACGCGTTCATCGTCCGGCTGAACCTCGCGGTGGCGTTCGGCGCGCTCGGCGTCGGTGGCCTCTTCGGCCTCATCCAGGCGCTCCACCGGACGGGCATCTACCGCGGGTTCGTCTCGTCGGCGGACTACTACACCCTCTTGACGGGCCACGGCGTCCTGCTCGCGCTGGTGTTCACGACGTTCTTCATCACCGGTATCTTCTCGTGGGCGGTCGTCGCGAGCCTCGACGAGAAACTGAGCGAGCGGCTGTCGAAACTGTGGTTCGGCACGATGTTCGTCGGCACGCTCCTGGCCGGGTTCGCCATCGTCGGCGGACTGACGGGAGGGCCGGTGAGCGCCGACGTCCTCTTCACGTTCTACGCGCCGATGGCGGCGAGCCCGATTTTCTACCTCGGGGCGGCGCTGCTCATCGTCGGCTCGTGGGTCGCCGGGGTCGACTGGTTCCTCGCCTACCGCAGGTGGCGCGCGGAACACCCCGACGAGCGCATCCCGCTCCGGACGTTCATGGTGCTGTCCACGATGCTCATGTGGTACATCTCCACCCTGGGGGTGGCCATCGAGGTGGTCGTCTTCCTCCTGCCGTGGTCGCTCGGGCTCATCCCCGCCGTCGACCCCCTCCTGACGAGAACGCTGTTCTGGTACTTCGGCCACCCGGTCGTGTACTTCTGGCTGATGCCCGCGTACCTGGTGTGGTACACTATTCTCCCCAAACTCTCGGGCGGGCGGCTCTTCTCGGACCCGCTCGCGCGGGTGGTGTTCATCCTCTTCGTCATCCTCTCGACGCCGGTCGGCTTCCACCACCAGTACGTCGACCCCGGCATCGCCGAGGGCTTCAAGTTCATCGCGATGACGAACACGATGTTCCTGCTTCTCCCCTCGTTGCTGACCGCGTTCACCGTCGTCGCCTCCATGGAACACGGCGCGAGACAGCGCGGCGGGACCGGTCGGCTGGGCTGGCTCCGCGCGCTCCCGTGGGACAACCCCGCGTTTTCGGGCTGTGCGCTCGCGGGGCTGATGTTCGCCGCCGGCGGCTTCTCCGGGATGATCAACGCCGGGATGAACATCAATTACCTCATCCACAACACGCTGTGGGTGCCCGGCCACTTCCACCTCACCGTGGGGACGGCCGCGGCGCTGACGTTCATGGCCATCACCTACTGGCTCCTCCCACAGGTGACGGGCAAGAACCTCAAACTGAAGACGGTCGCGATGGTCCAGCCGTTCACCTGGTTCGTCGGCATGACGCTCATGTCGAACGCGATGCACCGCGCGGGGCTCGCGGGCGTCCCCCGGCGCACCGCCGAACCGCAGTACGCGAACGTCGAGTTCGAGAACGTCATCGGCGGTATCGCGGAGATGCGCCTCCAGATCGCCATCGGCGGGACCATCCTCTTCATCGCCCTCCTGATGTTCCTCGCCGTCGTCGTCGCGACGTGGTTCGGCGAGCGGAGCGCGAAACTGGAGGTCAACAGCGAACTCCCGAAGCCGCTGTCGGGGCCCGAACACAGCCCGGTCGTCCTCGACGACCTGCGCATCTGGGCGCTCATCGCCATCGTCCTCGTCGCCATCGCCTACGGCCCGCCGCTGTGGTCGATGGTCGCTGACGGCCTCTTCGCGCCGGGGAGCCCGCCGATACCGGTCTGAGGTGCTCTCCGGCCTGACGAACCGTTTCCGAACGACGCTGACGCCGCACGTGTCCGTGCGGACGTGACTTCACCCGTGTCAGACGACGTGACCACAGAGACGACCGACGCCGACGCCGCCACCGACACCAGCGCCGCCACCGAGGAGGCCGAGGCTCACCGTCGACGGACCATCATCCGACTCCTCGTCGGTTTCGGCATCGGCATCCCCGTCCTCATCGAACTGGCGACGTTCGCCGGCCTCATCGAGCAGTCGCTGCTCGGCGGCGACGACGGCGACGGTGACGAAAACGGGAGCGACAGCGAGGCGGCGGACGGGTCGGCCGACGGTGGCTCCGGGACGGCGGCGCCCGGCGAGACGGGCGTCGGCGTCGGCGACGAACTCCTCCCCGAGACCTCCCAGCGGGAGACGCTGACCGTCGCGTCGTTCCGCGCTGGCGACGACCGGTGGGTGCTCACGCTCGCCGCCGAAGTCGAGAACACCGGGTCGGAGCCGTACACCGTTCAGTTCGCGTCGCTCCGCTCCCGAGAGGGCCGGCGCGTCGAGGGGGCGCACCAACCCGTGACGGTCCCGTCGGGCGAGACGGGGCAGGTCACCGGCACCTGGCAGCTTCAGCCCGGGACCCGTCCGGACCGCGTCGTCGTCCGGACGGCGGTCGGCGACGCCGACGCGACCGACCACGAGGTCGACCTCGGCCGCATCCCGCTGGAGGGGACCAGGCCGTGACACCGTTCGACTCGACGCGCCGTCGCGTTCACCCGTCGTCCGTCTCTTCGAGGCAGGCGCGCACGGGGGCGACCACCTCGTCAGCGACGGTGTAGGGGTCGGTCTCGCGGTCGGCGACTGCGGCCGCAAAGGCATCGACGCCGCCGCGGGCGTCGAACTCCCGCTCGACGAGGTCCGAGAGGTCCGACTGGACGAGCCGGCGGATCTCCTCGGCGTAGCGGGTCTGTGCCTTCTCGCGGAGGCGACCCGACTCCTCCAGGAAGGTGCGGTGGGCCGCGAGCGACTCGGCGAGGTCGTCGATGCCGTCGCCGGAGGTGGCGACCGTCTCGACGACCTCGGGCGTCCAGGTCGCCGCTTCTTCCTCCTGCTCGCCGTTCACGACCGACGCGCCCTGCGCCTCGTCGACACGGTGGTGGCCGGTGTCGAGGTTCTTCCTCGGGTTGCTGCGGAGGTGGATCATCTCCTCCAGTTCGGCGACCGTCCGGGCGGTCCCGTCCATGTCGGCCTTGTTGACGACGAAGACGTCGCCGATTTCGAGGATGCCCGCCTTGAGCATCTGGACGTCGTCGCCCGACCCCGGCTGGACGAGGACGACGACGGAGTCGGCGGTGCGGACGATGTCTATCTCGTTCTGCCCCGCCCCGACCGTCTCGATGACGACCCTGTCCTTGCCGAAGGCGTCGAGGGCGGTCACCGCGTCGGAGGTGGCCGTCGAGAGGCCGCCGAGTCGACCGCGGGCGGACATCGACCGGAAGAACACGTCCATGTCGCCGACGTTCGACGCCATCCGGATGCGGTCGCCGAGGACGGCACCGCCCGTGTACGGCGAGGAGGGGTCGACGGCGATGACGCCGACCGTCTCTCCGCGGTCGCGGTACCGCTTCACGAGTTTGTCGACGAGCGTCGACTTCCCCGCGCCGGGGCTACCCGTGATACCGATGACCTCGGCGCTCCCGGCGTGTTCGTGCAGCGCCGAGACGATGTCGCGGTAGCCCGGCGAGCGGTTCTCGATCTTCGTGATGGCCCGCGCCAGTGCGCGGTGTGAACCGCCGAGGAGGTCCTCGACGAGGTCGAGTTCGGCCTGGCTCATCGTTATCGTTCGGGCGCGTTCTCGCGGACGAAGTCGATGGTCTCCTGCATCGGCGTGCCCGGGCCGAACACCTCGGCGACGCCCATCTCTTTCAACTGCTCGCGGTCCTCGTCGGGGATGATACCCCCCACGAGGATGAGGGTGTCCTCGAACGCGTCGTACTCCTTCAGACCGTCGACGATCTTCGGCACCAGCGTGTTGTGCGCTCCCGAGAGGATAGAGATGCCGATGACGTCGACGTCCTCCTGGACGGCGGCCTGGACGATTTCGGCCGGCGCGCGGTGGAGTCCCGAGTAGATGACCTCGAAACCGGCGTCGCGGAACGCCCGGGCGATGACGTGTGCGCCCCGGTCGTGGCCGTCGAGACCGACCTTGGCGATGAGACACCGGATGGTCCGCTGCTCTGCGTCTGCGCTCATACCCCCTTCTTTGCTTGGGGGTCGTTTGACTCTAACGACTCTCACGGACGACCGTGAGAGACGCGCGGCCGGCGGTATGCTTATTCCGGTCTCCGGTGTGATGCGAAACAGACCAATGGAACGTCCACGGCCGCAGTTGGGAACGGAGAACAGTGTCGTCGTCAAACGGGTGCTCGCGTTCGTCATCGACGTGGTCCTGCTCGCGGTCGTCGTCGGGATCGCCGGCGCGATCTTCGGGGCCCTACTCGGGCGACTGGGGGGGATACTCACGCCGCTTCTCAGTCTCGTCGGCGTCGTCTACTTCATCTACATGGAGGGGACGTACGGGCAGACGCTCGGCAAGCGCCTCGTGGGTATCGTCGTCGTCGACGAGGACGGCGGTGCGTGCGACATGACGGCTTCCGCGATCCGAAACGTCCTCCGCCTCGTCGACGCCCTCCCCACGCTCTACATCGTCGGATTCGCCGTGATGTACCTGGTATCGGACCGGAAGCAGCGGGTCGGTGACCTCGTCGGCGACACCGTCGTGGTCGAGGCCGCCTGAGTCGAGAGGCCCGTCGAACCTCTCGGTGTATTTATTGTTTGTGGCCATGATGTCCGAACGCTCATGGCTCTCGACATCGAGGCGACAGCGAAGTACCCGCTCGCGTCGGACGACTGGATAAAAACCATCGGAATCGGGGGGGTGCTGACCCTCTTTGCGGTCCTGTTCGTCCCGCTCCTCCTCGTCTACGGCTACCTCGTGCGCGTCCTCCGAGCGGGGATGCGCGACAGCCCCGAGCCACCCGTTTTCGACGAGTGGGGGTCGCTCCTTCGCGAAGGCGTCATGGCGTTCGTCGTCATCTTCGTCTACCAGTTGATTCCCCTCATCGTCTTCGCGGTGACCGTCGGTGGCTCCATCGCGGCGATGGCGACCGGGTCGCGCGCCGGGGCGGGCCTCGGTCTCGCCGGTCTGTTCGGCGGGATGATGATCTCGGGCCTGCTCGCGCTCGTCTTCGGTTACTTCGGGCTCGTGGGACTCGCCAACTTCGCCCACGAGGGAACGCTCGGTTCGGCCTTCGACGTGGCCGTCATCAAGGACGTCGCGCTCAGCCGGGAGTACGCGATCCCGTGGCTCTACGGCGTCGGGTTCGTCTTCGTCGCGGGGGTCGTGACGAGCGTCCTCAACGTCGTCCCGGTCCTGGGTGCGATCGTCGGGGTGTTCGTGGTCTTCTACGCCCAGATCTGCGCGTTCAAGCTCTGGGGCATGGGGTTTTCGGCCGCCACCGGCGTGGGCGACACTCCGGAAACGGGCGCGACAGTGGCCGTGTAGGGATTGCACGCCACGTTCGCGCTGCCCTCGACCGCGGCCGCGACCGTGGCCGTGGCGGTTCGTCACGCACGCTGAGTCACGCGTTCCTCGGTACGTTCGGCGACGCTCGGACCCACTCCACGAACGCACTCAGACGTGCTCGTCGAGGAACTCCACGATCGCGCGGTAGGCTTCGATTCGGTTCTCCAGCTTCGAGAAGCCGTGGCCCTCGTCCTCGAAGACGAGTTCGCGGACGGGGACGCCCTGTTCGCGGGCCTCCTCGACGATCTGGTGGGCCTCGCTCACCGGGACGCGCGGGTCGTTCTCCCCGTGGAGGACGAACAGCGGGGCCGCGATGCGTTCGATGTTGTTGGTGGGCGAGATGGACTGGAGAAAGTCGCGGTCGTCCTCTAAGGAACCGTACTCCGCCTCCCTCAGTTTCCGGCGCCAGTCGCCCGTGTTTTCGAGGAACGTGACGAAGTTGGCGATGCCGACGATGTCGACGCCGGCGGCCCACCGGTCGGGGTACTCCGTGAGCGCGGCGAGCACCATGAACCCGCCGTAGGAGCCGCCCATCGCGACGACCCGGTCGGGGTCGACGGCGGGGTGGTCACAGAGCCAGTCGACGGCGGCCTCGATATCTCGGACCGAGTCCATGCGGTTCTCGACGTCGTCGAGGTGGCCGTAGGCCTTGCCGTACCCCGACGACCCGCGGACGTTCGGCTCGAAGACGGCGTAGCCGTGGTTGAGGAAGTACTGCTTCGTCGCCGAGAAGGAGGGGCGGCGCTGGGACTCGGGGCCGCCGTGGATGTCGACGATGACGGGGACTTCCCCCTCGACTTCGGGCACCGAGAAGTACGCGGGGATCTCCCTCCCGTCGAAGGTCGGGTAGTGGACGAGTTCGGGCGCGACGAACGTGTCGCGGGGGATACCCGCCGTCGCCGCTTTCGTCCACCGCTCCGTCTCGCCCGTCTTGACGTCGACGACGTGGACGTTCGTGTTGTCCGCGGCCGCGGACGCCGAGAGGGCAAAGCGGTCGCC
Proteins encoded:
- a CDS encoding heavy metal translocating P-type ATPase, with protein sequence MTDRCTLCDLPTPDPPVTGPDVDGAFCCQGCLVVARTLDDAAAADLAPEEVDTAIDDADGAGGDERTPSDAVESYLAVDGMHCATCEAFVESRLRGGGVYDADASYASGLVKVTHEPGADTDDLVERIDGLGYRARNVDDERERDSSDQVGRLLVGGFFGMMTMLWYVLFLYPTYLGVDASLLLFDVSSPAGAYLVANVWVMATIVLVYTGFPILRGAYVSLRAASPNMDLLVATAATTAYVYSTLLALTGANELYFDITVVVVLAVSIGGYYEERLREAAAGSLADLSERRVSEARVRTATGTETVSLDGIGEGDEVVVRAGETVPVDGVVSEGSGAVDESLVTGESRPVRREVGDSVLGGSRLREGGLVVAADAEATRTLDRLVELQWSLRTRSGAQRLADRLAGVFVPLVFALAVVAAGAHLALGATPTNALLTGLTVLVVSCPCALGLATPMAVAGGVREALSRGVVVRSGELFERADETETVAFDKTGTLTTGRMAVHAVEGDDGTLAVAAALERFADHPVADAIVARAERDGRANRAEPPSEQQAATPDGGRGTVTDVETHPGRGVSGTVGGREALVGSADLFAARGWGVPEELGRRATETREAGAVPALVGWDGDARGLVVAGDEPRPEWEAVVDALSRDHRVVVVTGDGEAATAPFAAHDGVSEVFADTRPEAKVALVERLRDEGGVVFVGDGSNDAPALAAADLGIALESGTPLAVDAADAVVTTDDLRTVETVFDVTRATRRRIRENLGWAFLYNVVAVPLAAVGLLNPLFAAVAMATSSLVVVVNSRRAYDSTEETGGEPA
- a CDS encoding halocyanin domain-containing protein, which encodes MSGQTRRDVLRGGLAAGATALGAGAASTPAAAQGGDYDGWLSDVDNYDGTTEDLTGQESVEIEVGAQGNGGTFAFAPPAVRVSPGTTVTFNWTSNTHNVLLEEQPEASGWEGHAPIENTGFTLEHTFEVEGVYKYYCEPHLSLGMKGVVVVEESADGPVVEAEYGDWFADVDNFDGTTENLTGEESVEVEVGAQGNGGTFAFAPPAVRVSPGTTVTFNWTSNTHNVLVEQQPDGGGWEGHAPIENTGFTYEHTFETPGVYTYYCEPHLSLGMKGAVVVGAAPGGGAEGEGEASAGAIRLLQITQGLLSVVFLAILGVVAYVAINQNRYPTAEPDVPDREPVAEAAFEEPQVELEHDDFDPVGTFTVILGYFAILVLMWVFMYFVEFLGNGPTVVG
- a CDS encoding sulfite exporter TauE/SafE family protein, yielding MVALGGSLAGEFVAVTGVAAPELVIFLLIGLLGGAHCLGMCGPLVGLYADRMDSSTKRREVRQHALFNLGRTAGYALAGFLLGGVGVVVFDAASFARVATPVRGVVGVAAGAFILVTGATYVSGRTGRGHTPSIPGLTGVFSHVSAALTARVDRWVGGPRIVGLGMVHALLPCPILYPVYLYALARGSPVAGAVSLGLVGIGTFPTLFASGLAVGALGDVAPANRARLHRVLGVAFILLGYVPLAHGLMLLGVDVLPHVEIPVYQPLG
- a CDS encoding cytochrome c oxidase subunit II, with translation MEIHRFEKLWVALALLLIVGFIGTVTYGAVGAGVKMVDESGGTVDANALNDHPRFGEPGTYQVGENEYEVYVVARQFLFEPGTNEPIRVPAGSTVTFHITSSDVIHGFEVAGTNINTMVIPGQVTQITVRFEESRSYGIICHEYCGAAHHTMEGQLQVVPPSDFSSADLQNPAVADRDAPVNDADTEEEDE
- a CDS encoding DUF4013 domain-containing protein, with the protein product MALDIEATAKYPLASDDWIKTIGIGGVLTLFAVLFVPLLLVYGYLVRVLRAGMRDSPEPPVFDEWGSLLREGVMAFVVIFVYQLIPLIVFAVTVGGSIAAMATGSRAGAGLGLAGLFGGMMISGLLALVFGYFGLVGLANFAHEGTLGSAFDVAVIKDVALSREYAIPWLYGVGFVFVAGVVTSVLNVVPVLGAIVGVFVVFYAQICAFKLWGMGFSAATGVGDTPETGATVAV
- a CDS encoding cobalamin B12-binding domain-containing protein translates to MSADAEQRTIRCLIAKVGLDGHDRGAHVIARAFRDAGFEVIYSGLHRAPAEIVQAAVQEDVDVIGISILSGAHNTLVPKIVDGLKEYDAFEDTLILVGGIIPDEDREQLKEMGVAEVFGPGTPMQETIDFVRENAPER
- a CDS encoding b(o/a)3-type cytochrome-c oxidase subunit 1; this encodes MAFADEYKETAGEAIPIDREAFVDQYPHDAFIVRLNLAVAFGALGVGGLFGLIQALHRTGIYRGFVSSADYYTLLTGHGVLLALVFTTFFITGIFSWAVVASLDEKLSERLSKLWFGTMFVGTLLAGFAIVGGLTGGPVSADVLFTFYAPMAASPIFYLGAALLIVGSWVAGVDWFLAYRRWRAEHPDERIPLRTFMVLSTMLMWYISTLGVAIEVVVFLLPWSLGLIPAVDPLLTRTLFWYFGHPVVYFWLMPAYLVWYTILPKLSGGRLFSDPLARVVFILFVILSTPVGFHHQYVDPGIAEGFKFIAMTNTMFLLLPSLLTAFTVVASMEHGARQRGGTGRLGWLRALPWDNPAFSGCALAGLMFAAGGFSGMINAGMNINYLIHNTLWVPGHFHLTVGTAAALTFMAITYWLLPQVTGKNLKLKTVAMVQPFTWFVGMTLMSNAMHRAGLAGVPRRTAEPQYANVEFENVIGGIAEMRLQIAIGGTILFIALLMFLAVVVATWFGERSAKLEVNSELPKPLSGPEHSPVVLDDLRIWALIAIVLVAIAYGPPLWSMVADGLFAPGSPPIPV
- a CDS encoding RDD family protein, with the translated sequence MERPRPQLGTENSVVVKRVLAFVIDVVLLAVVVGIAGAIFGALLGRLGGILTPLLSLVGVVYFIYMEGTYGQTLGKRLVGIVVVDEDGGACDMTASAIRNVLRLVDALPTLYIVGFAVMYLVSDRKQRVGDLVGDTVVVEAA
- the meaB gene encoding methylmalonyl Co-A mutase-associated GTPase MeaB, with amino-acid sequence MSQAELDLVEDLLGGSHRALARAITKIENRSPGYRDIVSALHEHAGSAEVIGITGSPGAGKSTLVDKLVKRYRDRGETVGVIAVDPSSPYTGGAVLGDRIRMASNVGDMDVFFRSMSARGRLGGLSTATSDAVTALDAFGKDRVVIETVGAGQNEIDIVRTADSVVVLVQPGSGDDVQMLKAGILEIGDVFVVNKADMDGTARTVAELEEMIHLRSNPRKNLDTGHHRVDEAQGASVVNGEQEEEAATWTPEVVETVATSGDGIDDLAESLAAHRTFLEESGRLREKAQTRYAEEIRRLVQSDLSDLVEREFDARGGVDAFAAAVADRETDPYTVADEVVAPVRACLEETDDG